Proteins from a single region of Melanotaenia boesemani isolate fMelBoe1 chromosome 3, fMelBoe1.pri, whole genome shotgun sequence:
- the LOC121635214 gene encoding calcium-binding and coiled-coil domain-containing protein 1-like isoform X2, protein MDKQPTVVFRNVGQFYFPQTRVECHYSLTPEHQWSNKDWIGIFKMGWSSVRQYYTYSWALVPEGYTERTSVNCCAHFYACYLPRPTAAEYQFVYVDKMGKVCSRSRPFTFCAPKPLEELETLKEEQDEGDGEEELLLVIPRAQLLQTQLEKCLEKQADLQQAFDVAKKNIENEKEIIQIERIEWKMERDAMKEEIIELRENLRHSCEMMKRLEEKHKDVKYNQENLTSELSKLVAEKTENQEQIKDLEDDIKVLTDREKEANNELERLKDRVKKMSSQMMHDEEKRKSLQMEAESSIAEVRGLQERLEASDHAAECLRRELRELSTRQSNTHAELHQARLQVAQLTLQLSKEDLVLREERANSALEREAYKHAAETDKKKFQDLTCELERKEEWLQEERMERDNLEAELGREKVLLSDAKQELQELKASLRKIQKEKEEELLNKQDLVNYVRLLEQRLGIAPQTKPSCVSHGSSSEGDEDAPEASPRSLSSPLFLSDQLGQPDKAKTPTETHFQIRSNEIGFDTQ, encoded by the exons ATGGATAAACAGCCCACAGTGGTGTTtcgaaatgtgggacagttttATTTCCCCCAAACCAGAGTGGAGTGCCATTATAGTCTAACACCAGAGCATCAGTGGAGCAACAAAGACTGGATAGGGATTTTTAAG ATGGGCTGGTCTTCAGTCAGACAATATTACACATACTCATGGGCTCTTGTCCCTGAAGGCTACACAGAGAGGACCAGTGTCAACTGCTGTGCTCATTTTTATG CATGCTACCTGCCCCGTCCCACTGCTGCAGAGTACCAATTTGTTTATGTGGATAAGATGGGAAAGGTGTGTTCCCGTAGTCGTCCCTTCACTTTCTGTGCTCCTAAGCcgctggaggagctggagactCTGAAAGAGGAACAAGATGAGGGGGATGGAGAAGAGGAGCTGCTGCTGGTCATCCCCAGGgctcagctgctgcag ACTCAGCTGGAGAAGTGTTTAGAAAAGCAAGCAGACCTACAGCAAGCTTTTGATGTtgctaaaaaaaacatagagaatgaaaaagaaatcatcCAAATAGAAAGGATTGAATGGAAGATGGAAAGAGACGCGATGAAAGAGGAGATCATCGAACTCAGAGAGAACCTGAGACACAGCTGCGAAATGATGAAGAGATTGGAGGAAAAACACAAG GATGTGAAATATAATCAGGAAAATCTGACCTCTGAACTGAGTAAACTCGTGGCTGAAAAGACCGAAAATCAGGAGCAAATCAAAGATTTGGAGGATGACATTAAGGTTCTGactgacagagaaaaagaagcaaacaatGAACTTGAGAG gcTCAAAGATAGAGTAAAGAAAATGTCCAGTCAAATGATGCACGATGAGGAAAAGAGGAAGTCTCTGCAG ATGGAGGCAGAATCCTCTATAGCTGAGGTACGGGGACTGCAGGAGCGCCTGGAAGCCAGTGACCATGCAGCTGAGTGCCTGCGACGAGAGCTAAGGGAGCTGAGCACCCGGCAGAGCAACACCCATGCTGAGCTGCACCAAGCCAGGCTGCAGGTAGCTCAACTTACCCTGCAGCTGTCCAAGGAGGACCTGGTTCTCAGGGAGGAGAGGGCCAACTCAGCCCTCGAGAGAGAGGCttacaaacatgcagcagaa ACTGATAAAAAGAAGTTCCAAGATCTGACCTGCGAGCTGGAGAGGAAAGAAGAATGGCTCCAGGAGGAGAGGATGGAAAGGGACAACCTGGAAGCAGAGCTCGGAAGAGAGAaa GTGCTGCTGAGTGATGCCAAACAAGAGCTACAGGAGCTGAAGGCCAGTCTGAGAAagattcagaaagaaaaagaggaagaactACTTAACAAACAG GACCTGGTGAACTACGTTCGACTGTTAGAGCAGAGGCTGGGGATTGCCCCACAAACTAAACCAAGCTGTGTCT CCCATGGCTCTTCGTCTGAGGGAGATGAAGATGCTCCAGAAGCTTCCCCAAGATCACTTTCTTCACCTCTTTTCCTGTCTGATCAGCTGGGGCAGCCAGACAAAGCCAAGACTCCGACTGAAACTCACTTCCAGATTCGGAGCAATGAGATAGGCTTTGATACACAG
- the LOC121635214 gene encoding calcium-binding and coiled-coil domain-containing protein 1-like isoform X1, whose amino-acid sequence MDKQPTVVFRNVGQFYFPQTRVECHYSLTPEHQWSNKDWIGIFKMGWSSVRQYYTYSWALVPEGYTERTSVNCCAHFYACYLPRPTAAEYQFVYVDKMGKVCSRSRPFTFCAPKPLEELETLKEEQDEGDGEEELLLVIPRAQLLQTQLEKCLEKQADLQQAFDVAKKNIENEKEIIQIERIEWKMERDAMKEEIIELRENLRHSCEMMKRLEEKHKDVKYNQENLTSELSKLVAEKTENQEQIKDLEDDIKVLTDREKEANNELERLKDRVKKMSSQMMHDEEKRKSLQMEAESSIAEVRGLQERLEASDHAAECLRRELRELSTRQSNTHAELHQARLQVAQLTLQLSKEDLVLREERANSALEREAYKHAAETDKKKFQDLTCELERKEEWLQEERMERDNLEAELGREKVLLSDAKQELQELKASLRKIQKEKEEELLNKQDLVNYVRLLEQRLGIAPQTKPSCVSHGSSSEGDEDAPEASPRSLSSPLFLSDQLGQPDKAKTPTETHFQIRSNEIGFDTQDERKHRCETRAGEEKQLIIPELVNPVLSELADSPMW is encoded by the exons ATGGATAAACAGCCCACAGTGGTGTTtcgaaatgtgggacagttttATTTCCCCCAAACCAGAGTGGAGTGCCATTATAGTCTAACACCAGAGCATCAGTGGAGCAACAAAGACTGGATAGGGATTTTTAAG ATGGGCTGGTCTTCAGTCAGACAATATTACACATACTCATGGGCTCTTGTCCCTGAAGGCTACACAGAGAGGACCAGTGTCAACTGCTGTGCTCATTTTTATG CATGCTACCTGCCCCGTCCCACTGCTGCAGAGTACCAATTTGTTTATGTGGATAAGATGGGAAAGGTGTGTTCCCGTAGTCGTCCCTTCACTTTCTGTGCTCCTAAGCcgctggaggagctggagactCTGAAAGAGGAACAAGATGAGGGGGATGGAGAAGAGGAGCTGCTGCTGGTCATCCCCAGGgctcagctgctgcag ACTCAGCTGGAGAAGTGTTTAGAAAAGCAAGCAGACCTACAGCAAGCTTTTGATGTtgctaaaaaaaacatagagaatgaaaaagaaatcatcCAAATAGAAAGGATTGAATGGAAGATGGAAAGAGACGCGATGAAAGAGGAGATCATCGAACTCAGAGAGAACCTGAGACACAGCTGCGAAATGATGAAGAGATTGGAGGAAAAACACAAG GATGTGAAATATAATCAGGAAAATCTGACCTCTGAACTGAGTAAACTCGTGGCTGAAAAGACCGAAAATCAGGAGCAAATCAAAGATTTGGAGGATGACATTAAGGTTCTGactgacagagaaaaagaagcaaacaatGAACTTGAGAG gcTCAAAGATAGAGTAAAGAAAATGTCCAGTCAAATGATGCACGATGAGGAAAAGAGGAAGTCTCTGCAG ATGGAGGCAGAATCCTCTATAGCTGAGGTACGGGGACTGCAGGAGCGCCTGGAAGCCAGTGACCATGCAGCTGAGTGCCTGCGACGAGAGCTAAGGGAGCTGAGCACCCGGCAGAGCAACACCCATGCTGAGCTGCACCAAGCCAGGCTGCAGGTAGCTCAACTTACCCTGCAGCTGTCCAAGGAGGACCTGGTTCTCAGGGAGGAGAGGGCCAACTCAGCCCTCGAGAGAGAGGCttacaaacatgcagcagaa ACTGATAAAAAGAAGTTCCAAGATCTGACCTGCGAGCTGGAGAGGAAAGAAGAATGGCTCCAGGAGGAGAGGATGGAAAGGGACAACCTGGAAGCAGAGCTCGGAAGAGAGAaa GTGCTGCTGAGTGATGCCAAACAAGAGCTACAGGAGCTGAAGGCCAGTCTGAGAAagattcagaaagaaaaagaggaagaactACTTAACAAACAG GACCTGGTGAACTACGTTCGACTGTTAGAGCAGAGGCTGGGGATTGCCCCACAAACTAAACCAAGCTGTGTCT CCCATGGCTCTTCGTCTGAGGGAGATGAAGATGCTCCAGAAGCTTCCCCAAGATCACTTTCTTCACCTCTTTTCCTGTCTGATCAGCTGGGGCAGCCAGACAAAGCCAAGACTCCGACTGAAACTCACTTCCAGATTCGGAGCAATGAGATAGGCTTTGATACACAG